The DNA segment AATAGATTTAAAGTTATTTCAGTGATAAAATGAAGATATTATTTATAGGAGCTCGGCTTTTCGATGATGTGGCCTTTTATGCAGAGCAAAATGGCTTGGAAACTATTTTAACAGAATCTAATCCTCTAGCCCATAACCTGGAACTTGCAGACAAACACTACCTCGTATCAAGGGGTATGAAAGAACCCATGGACATTGCAATCAGGGAAGATGTTGATGCAGTTGTTCCCTTAATGGGGATTGACGGTCCTTTGCTTGAGGTTGCCCAGATGAAGGAGAAACTTGAAGAAGATCACGGCATTCCAGTTGCGGCATCCGGAGTTTCTGCCACATCCATTGCAAAAGATAAACTCAAAACAAAGGAATTCCTCCTTAAAAATGGTATAAAAACACCGAAATTCCATAAAATTCTGCCAGGAACAGATGAAATTATTGATACTAGCTTTCCAGTTGTTTTAAAACAACCAGAAGGTCAGGGAGGTTCTGGAGTAAAGATATTGCCTTCCAGAGTTGATCTCGATAACTGTTTAGAAGGGCTAAAGAATTCCATGGAAGAGATATTTTTAGAAGAGTTTCTTCAGGGAATCGAGGTTTCAATAGAAGTTCTAAGGTGGAATGGTTCTTCTGTTCCACTCGTCCCTGTTTACAAAGGTGAAACCACTGTTGAAGGGATTCATCCATTGAATAAGATAAAAAAAGCCCCCCTTGAACTTGAAGGGGTTAACAACAAAAAGAACAACCTCAAAATTCAGGAACTGGCTTCAAAGATAGCTGAACTCATGGGTATCGAAGGAACTGCAGACATAGACATAATATTTGATGTTGAAAAAAGAGAAACCAACATCATTGAAATCAACAACCGTCCCAGTGGAACCAGATACATGACTGCTGCTTCAACTGGTGTGAATCCATTACATGAACTTGTTGATATGGCTGCAGGCTGTTGGAATCCTGAAAAGGTCCAGAAGCATTTAAAGCATTTTGCAGGGCTTGAAATACCTGTGGGAACCCTTGAAAGTGAGAGAAATAATTACAAATTTAGAGATTTCTCAGGAGAAGAATCATGGATAGTTCATGGCCCTAAAAACTATGAACGCGTCACTATCCGTGGAAAAAACCTTGAAGAAACCTTTAAAATTGCGGAATCCCTGAAGATAGATCTTAAAATGGAGTAGATCCTAAAAAAATCCGGAATAAATGAAATAAATCTTGAAGATATTTCTCTTAAGAATATTTTTTATAATAGGTTCAAAAAAACCTAAAAACAAAACAGGAATTGATGATTGGTTACTTAGATTTTAAATTTATTTAATAATGAAAAGATAAAAAAATATTAAGGTGGTAACTTGACTAACATTCAAACCGGCATTTTCATATTCATTTTTGCATTCATAATAACCACGTTCTTCACCTTCTTCATAAGAAGGGCGCTGAGGTATGCGGATATTAAAGATAATCCAATTGTAACGGAGCACAGACATAAGGCCGGCACACCAACCATGGGGGGACTTGCAATTCTCCTTGGTTTTCTTTTGGTGGCATGTGCATACCCCATGAATAAGATCCTGGTGTTGACGGCCATAATAATGATGACTGCCGGAATTATAGGTTTATTAGACGATTTAATCGGCCTTAAAACTAAGGAGTACCAGAAGCTCATAAGGAACGTATCACAGCAGCCAGTTGAAATAGGCAGATTAACACTTAAACACGGCGAAAACGCAAGGGTTACCACTCCCAAAGCAAAAAAGGATCTTGTGAAACTTCTTGAGGAGGAAAAGGTTGAAGTTGTAGATGAAGTTCCAATAAAAAAGGAAATAGGGGAAGGGGAAAAAATATTCGCTCAGATCCTGATTTCATTATTCCTAGTTGTTTCAGGGGCTGTGAGCACCTCGGTTATGGGGATCAACGTAGGACTGTTCATCATCCCCATTATTGTAATGGGTATCGTTGGATCCATAAACTCTGTAAATCTTATTGATGGAATGGACGGCCTTGCAGCAGGAATACTTGCAATAGCATCCACTTCATGTGCAATTTTCGCATTTTCCACTGGAAACATAGATGGAACCATTCCATTTTTGGTTCTTGCAGGTACCTGTTTCGGTTTTCTAGTGTTCAACAAATACCCTGCAAGCATATTCATGGGTGACACAGGTTCATTTGCACTTGGAGCAGGCTACATCACAGCAGCATTTCTTGGAAACGTCATATACTTTGCAGTGATTGCACTAGCAATTCCAATCATTTCAGTCATAGTGAGTTTAATGCACAGAGCTCATATCATAAAATTACCAGTTGAACCACTCCACCACACACTCAACTACAAGGGAATGTCTGAACAGAAAATAGTGGGTCTTTACTGGGGTTTAACTATTCTGGTATGTGCAGCTGCAATTTATTTTTACCACGCTATTTAAGGATACAATTTAGTACAGAATACAAAACTGGGGATAAAAATGGAAATCACAACTTCTTATCTGGCTCAGAAGATTGATGGAAAACTATTTGGGCCTGATAAAAGGATCAACGGCATTTTCAACTTTCTTGGTGATGCTAGGCATGGAGATGCTGTGGTAAGACACTGGATCAATGAAAAGGGAATTGAAATTGCTGTAGAGAAGGGAGTTTCCTGCATTGTAACACAAAATCCTCATGAAAATGCTGTGGAAACTGCAGAAAAACTGGATTTACCATTAATAGTAACTGAAAGAATAGAACTTGCCAATGCATTTGCAATTGAATGGGCAGTTAAAAGGTTTGCAGATGATGCACTGCGCATCGTTGTGACAGGTACCAATGGAAAATCCACAACAACCCATATGATACATAAAATACTGGAAGATGCAGGTTACAATACTTACACCAACACAGACCCCCAATCTGAATTCAACACTTTGATAGACCCCATAGTTGGAAAACAGATAGCTGAGTTTCCTGGAAAAATTGAAGCAATGGTTGTGGAAGTTTCAGAGGTTCAGGGCTGGCTTGATAATCTAATGAAAGATCATGCCCAGATCATGACGTCAGCCGTGGATCCGGAAGTTGTTGTACTTACAAATGTTTCACTTGACCATATTGGACTTGTTAATTCAATAGAAGAAGCATTTCATGAAATATCTGGTGCAGTAAAAGCACTGGCCTCAAATTCCAACACCCATGAAAAAACCTTTGCCATTCTGAACAAAGAAGATCCTCTCATAAAAAAAATGGCCAACATGATAGGTCCGAAAACTAATTTAATATTTTATGGTAACTGTGATTCTGAAAAAGGTCCAAAATGTAAGGAAAAAGATGAAAATGATAAGGGATGTTCAGAAGTTGAGATCTGTGCAAAGGGAATCACCCACAACGGAGATGTTGTTGTGCCACTGGAAAAACTTCCATTCAAAAGCAAACACTTCCTCCAAAATACCATGGCTTCTGTTGGAGCGGCTTTGGCCGTTAAAATTCCCAGTGAACTCATTGAAGAATCAGTTTCATCCTACAAACCTCTGAAAAGAAGGTTCAGCGTATTGCATGAGAACCCCACAATAATCGATGACTTCGCCCACAACCCTGACGGGATCATTGCAACCATAAAAAGTGCTGCAGAAAGTTTAACAACCAACGGACATTTGTACATTGTATCTGCAATCCGTGGTTCAAGGGGAGAATCCATAAACAGTGCAAATGCACAGGCAATTGCAGAGGGATTGAATGGATTGAAAGGTCTCAAAAACAGCCTGATTGTAACTTCAAGCCTTGATGTTGTGGACATGAACAACACTGTGAAACCCCATGAGAAACGTGTTTTTCTAGAAAATCTTGAAAAGAGGGGTTTGAAATATGAGTTCCATGAGAAGCTCCAAACTGCAGTTGAAGCTGTCCTAAAATCTGCTAAACCTCAGGATACAATTCTATTAATAGGAGCACAGGGTATGGATCCTGTCTCAGATCTTTTAGATGAATTGATTCATGAAGACGTTTAATTGGCAACTACAAAAAAATTGTTAGCTTAATTCTCTTTTTAAAAGACAGAATGTTATGGATCGTATAAAAATTAGAAATAACATGGTTTTCATGAAATTGTAGATCTTTTATTGAAGTTTGGGCCTTTTTATTATTTTTATAATTTTATAGATGTATTGATTAAATAAAAATTTAAATAAAATTTATCCAGATAGGTTATCACACTGAGATCAAACTAGAAAAAAGTTGAAATATTGAAATTTTTTATATGAAAATAGTATTTGTTTTTATATGAAGGTAGTATTTGAAATTCAGGACCCACCTCTATTCTATTGAGAATTGTTCGTTAAAAATATTGAGAATGTTTCATTAAAAAAAAATATTTTTAAATGATACCATTATATTTATAATATCCTTGAATTCAGTGAATTAAATTTATATTAAAATAAGAAGTATCCCAATTATAAAAATTTTAAATAATATTTATTTTAAGAGTTATTTCAAAAAAGAATTGTTTTAAAATAAAATAGGAATGAATACAAAAAAAATCTAAGGTATTTTTAATAAATAGTTTCTGCAATATTTGATATGTACTGAATTGTAGGTACTGAAAATTATTTGATTAAAAATTTCTAATTTACAAAAAAAAGAAGGATCGATTTATATAAACCCATCCATTTGATGTGAGAGTTTAACATGAAATGTACAGTCATAGGCGCAGGTAATGCTGGACGTCCAGTAGCACGGATACTTAACCATGCAGGTAACAGTGTAACCATCACCGATCAGAAGAAAATTGAAGAATTTCCAGATAAAGTCCAGAAAACCCTGATGAAAATGGAAGAAGAAGGAGTGGAACTTAACCTGGGTTCAGATGCACCACTTAACTTTGAAAAAGGAGAAAACGTTTATATATCCCCAACAATACCTGAAAATGCCCCAATAAGAGAATTTTTAGCTTCAGAAGATAATGAAATAGTTACAAACGAAGATGTTTCAAGGGTGATAAACGATCTGATCCCCATAGATATTGTTGGAGTTACAGGAACCCTTGGTAAGACCAGCACCACCCATACTATCTCTGAAATATTTGAAAGTGCAGGTTACAGGGTGTGGATGTGCTCATCAAGAATGGGTAACCTACTGAGTGAAGTAATAGTCGAGGGCATAATCAATGGAAAACCTCAAGAAAATGATGTTGCAGTGCTTGAACTTCCCCATGGAACTTCAAGACTCATGTCACAGGTTCGTTTGAAGGTTGGGGTTTTAACAAATATTTACCCAGAACACCTTGATGAATTCGATTACTCCATGGACAAATATGCAGCAAGAAAACTGTTCATATCCAGTTCAAGCGAAAAACTGGTTGCAGGATTGCAGTGCAAAGAATTTTTAAAGCCGTTACGTGATGATACCATATTTTACTGTTTGAACGATCCAAATGAAGATTCAAATGAAATGAAGAATCAAAATGGGACCTGCAGCGTTTCTGGTTATCCGTCCAATGGAAACATCACAATTTCTTATACAGATATAGATATTCAAGAAGAATCTGGAGAACTGGAAACAGATCTCAGTGGAAAATTTCTGGCACCATTCAAGTTAATGAGTTACTACATGGAAAATGCTGTGGCAGCAGCTGCAGCTGCACTCTGCTATGGACTCCCTGAAAAAGACATATCAGATGGTTTAAGCAGTTTTCATGGAGTTCCAGGACATATGGAGTACATTGGAAACTACAAAGGTAGGGATGTTCATTTCGATGCGGCTTTTGTACCTGAAGGACTGGTCAATACCCTAAATATATTTTCAGACAAAAAACTGGTGATTCTAATGGACAACCCTGACAGCACCAACCCCCGTGACAAAGGTAAAATTGGGGAAGTTCTTGGACGTTACGCAGATGTTATGATCGTAAGTGGATACAATGAAACAACTAAGAACCTCAATATGGATGCAGCGAAGGAAGTTGTTAATGGTGCTGAAGGTTCCAAATCCCTGAAGTTTGCGGTTGAGGATATGAAAACTGCAGGAGAGCTTTCAATCAAACATTCAAAAACCGGTGATGTTATCTTACATGTTGGACCCGGTGCAATTACTTCTTATGAAGAGGTTAAATCCAAAATGATATTGGGAATAGAAGAAGGATGTAAAAAATATGAATAAGGATAATACTTCCTCCAATCATTTCAATGAAACAGAAAATGAGATTTACGGCGTTATAGGAATTTGTGGAATAGTTGGAAATATTGCAGCCCGTGTACTGATGGACAGAGGATGCCATGTACTGGGGACTGACATGAAGTCAGATGATGAGTGTGAATTTAAATACGCCCTTAAAAAGTACATACAGAACCAGGACCTTGAGGTTTATTTTTCAAAACATCCTGACTCTTTCTTCAGCAGATCCAAGTACATAATACCTCCACCAAGCCTTTCAAAAGATTCAAAGGTATTCATGAAAATGGAAAAAATTGAAGCCAATATACTCGATGTCGATACACTTCTCAATGAAATAAAACCTGATAAGCCTGTTTTATGTGTTACAGGAACCAATGGAAAAACCACAACGACCACACTGTTGAAACATATCTGCAAAACTGCAGGTTTAACCACGACAGAGCATGGTTTCAGGAATTTACAGGGAAACATTGATTACATCCCACCACTACAGGCCCGGCTCAAGGGGGATGTGGCTGTTCTTGAAACTGGAACCTTTGGAATTCCAGGAGATCTTAAACGTATGGTTGAACGCTGCCAGCCATCCTGTGGTATTGTAACCAACATCACACCGGACCATATCCATGATGACCAAGATTTTCTAAGTTACGCCAGTATCAAAGGAACTTTCATTGAATACTTTAAAAAGGGTAAGTTAATTGTTAATGCAGATGATCCAACCCTTTGGGGACTTGTTGAATCATATAGGTCAACTTCCAACAATCAAAACGTCAGTTCAGATGTTAATGGTTGTGAATACATAAGCTTTGGAGTGGACTACGAAGCCACAAAACCAGGTAAAAAGAAATGTATCTGTGGCCGTGAAATTCAGATCAACGAAACAATATCTGGAGTGGGTTACTACAATTGCAAATGTGGGCTTAAAAGACCTGAACCCGATTATCTTGCAGGGAATATTGGAGAAGACAGTTTCACCTTGAAAACGCCTGAAGGTGATGTGCAGTTTAAAATGAAGATAAAGGGACTTCATAACGTTTACAATGCCACAGGTTCAATTGTGGCGGCAATTGAATTTTTTAAAATAGATTTAAATACTATTAAAAAGGCTGTTGAAAGTTTTGAAGGTGTTTCTGGACGTATGGAATACATGTACACCTACAATGGTAGTGAAGTTATCGTTGACTATGGCCATAACCCTGCAGGCGTTGGAACTGTTCTGAGGGAGATGAAAAAGATCTACAAAAAACTGGCGGTAGTTGTTACAATTTCATCGGAGTCTGGAGAAAGTGGAGATCTGGAAATACTCCAAAAAGCAGTTGAAATTGGAGATTTTATTGTGCCTGCATCTTTTTACTCAAGACAGGCTGCAGAGAAACATATTTCATCACCCAAGATCATATTAACTGATGAGTCCAAAGCAGAATTTAAAGCTGGCACACTTGGAGCAACATCAAAACAAGTCCTTGAAGGATTAAAAAAAGGTTTAGAATGTGATGTAGATGCTGTTATCTGCCTTGGTGAGGCTGCATTTAAATACAAAGAGCATATTAAATCACTGCCCTGCCATTTAAAGGAGAAGAATATTTAAGTAAAAATCTTAGGATCATTATAAATGATTCAAAATTCTTATAGTTTGAACTGATTGAAATACTTGAATATTACTGAAATACTTGATATTGAAATCAATTTCATAAGATATTATTATGAATCTAATAATTATGAATTTAATGAATTATTGCAAAGGTATGTGGTGAGATCATGTTCATAAAAATCAGGAGAGATACTCTAATCATTTTAATACTTGCATTCATGCTAATTGTATCTGGTCAGTTGATGACTTACATGGCATATGCATCATCAAATGGAACAGAAGAAGGAGTTCCAATATCTGGTGTTATAATAAAAGGCAATGACATCATACCCACAGACACCATAAGAAGTAACATAGCAAATGCAGGTTTTAGATCAGGTAGTTACATCAAAGGAGATACTTTAGTCACCAGCAAACGACAGTTACCATTAAATGAAGCCATTCAAAATGCTGAAACAGCAGCTATGAACTCTAGGATTCCAGGAACAACTGTGAAACCAATTGTGGCTGCAGATGTTCAGGTTGATAAATCCACGGGAATCGTTACTGTTACAGTAATAGAAGACTTCTCAAGTGTCAAAATTTCAGGAGCGAACAGCACATGAAGAGCAATATGAACAGGTTAATCAAGGTTTTCATATTCCTGGTAACCATATCACTGGTTATTGGTACAGCAACAGCAACATGCAACGTCGTAGTAATAACGGACCCAACTGGAACTGATCCAAACGGTGCTGCAGCAGGCAGTATGTCCTGGGCAGCCAACATGTTCCAGTCAACCTTCATACTCTCCAAGGAGAAACATTTCGGTGTTCTCTCCGGTGGTGAAGGTCAGTCCACCCCAAGGCTTCAAGCAATAGTTGGGACTCTTACCAAACTTGAAAACGGTGCAAGTCCCTCAGAAGCAGCTTCAACAGCGAGCAGTTATTCCGGAATCAGGGTTATGGTTGGTACTGCAACCCAGGGTGCTGCAGTTGGTGGGGACTTTAACGTATACCTTGTTACAGTTTCGAACAACGGTACAATAACCGTGACCCCCTATGCTAATGGTGGTCTTGCAGTACTACCTGCAGGAACCAAAGGAGCTATTATTCACTTGAGAAACAGCGAAGGAAACCCTCAAGCCGGAACTGCAGACACTGTACGTCGAGAAACAGCTGTGAATATTGGTAAAATGATAAGGGACGGCTACAATGCAACTTACATAGTTGGAAAAGCCATGGAAGAAGTGGCAATAGACTCCGGTGAAAAGCATGGTGGAGGTGGAATCAACCTGGTTTCAGGAGTAACAACTGGAGATATGTTCACACCTGAAAATTTGAATGAAACTGGTTACTCAATGGATGCAGCATTCTACAAGGTATGCCCAACCGATGGATGGAGAGTCAGTTACCCTGAAGCAGACAACTACCAAACCTGTCCAAACGATGGAACCACCCTGAAAACTGTTTACGCCTACGATGCCCTTATAGATGCAATAACAGTCTCAAATAATAGTTTATCAGTATCTACCTATGGAACCGATGCTGCAGGTATTTCAGAAACAACAGAGGAAATAGTGACTGCATCTGTTAAAAAGCATGGATACAGTGCTGATGAAATTTCAAAGGACATTAACTCTGCAATAGATAATGGCCTGCTTGTTGGGGTTAATTATGTGGAACCTAAAGATATAAACGTGAAAGCAAGTTCAAAAGCTGTGGGAGTTTATTATAAACAGCTCGCAGATCATAGAACATCACCCACATGGAATTTACCAGTTAGTTCCTCTTTCCTTAACATAGTGGGAAATATACAAACAGCAATTGGGTTGATACTAGTTTTACTAGTTCTATTCAGGAGTACACTCATAAAGTCCTTCTTGAAAAAGAGATAAAACAGTGCATCCAACTGAATATAAGTTTGGAAAAACCATGCCAAAATAATTTAAAATTTTTTTTATTAAATCTTTTAAAATTATTTTATTTTTAAAAAGGTTGTTACAGTTTCAGTGCAATGAAACAGTCTTTCAACGGATGATTAATAAATTAGTGTGAATGAATATTATAATATCAGATTACTTAAAGAAGGTGACAATATGGCGTTAATTTTAATACGTGCAGATAATAAAGAAAAACTTTTAAACGGCATTGCAGACGTTGAAAGACATGCTAAATTAAAAATACTTGGAATTCCAAAGATAATACCATCAGAATCTGCTGATAAAATTGTTCAGGGAATAATAAAACAGAAACTTCGATCAAAATCAAAAAAAGCAGTTATTGTTAGGGTTGAGGAAGACACAACCAAGAGCATAGTTCATATAAGAAAAATACACCCTCCAGCACATTTGATGGTTATAAGTGAGGAGTATGGTGAATTTAAAGATCTTGAAGCTAATTTTAAGGAACTTAAACCATTCAGAGGTTATTATTCCCCTAAAAACCCTAATTCTCCAAAACCTAGAAGTACCAATTCTAAAAAAAAACAGAAATAAAATTTGGAATATACTTGGATATTGCTGAGTTGGATATTGCTGAGTGATTCCCAAATGGGATCATATGAAAATCAGCACCTCAATATTCATTTTAACCAATAATTCATTTAAAAAAAAAAAGTAAAATTAATTGTATTAACGTTTTTTTATCCTTGCTATATCTCCAATTGTGGCTCCACGAGCATTTAGATGCCCAATATCCTCAGGAGTAGCACCATCATTCTTCTCAAGAAGTGTGATACCAAGGATCCTCTCAAGCTTCCGTGCAAGTTTTATATCAGGAATCATTTTACCAGATTCTATCCTGTTAATAACAGAAGCCTTTTCATAAATCTTCTCGGCCAACTCTTCACGTGACCATTTCTTCTTCTCCCTAGCCTGCCTTACAAGAACATTACATTCTTCAACCACTTCATATGTAGGCTCTGCAGGTCTTGGTCGTCTTCTTGGGGCTCCAGTTTTTCTTGGTGCACCTGGCCTCCTTGGTTTTTGAGGTTCCCTCTGAATTTTACCAAATTTAGAGCATTCTTTACATGTTAACATTACTGATCCATCGATCTTAGTTTTCAATGGAGTTCCTACTACTTTCTTTCCACATATCTCGCATCTCATGACGATCCCTTTGAACTTATACTCACTATATAATCTGTACCTCTATATTTAAATATTATTAAAAACTAAAAAATCTACATATAAACTTAATATATTATGAATGAACATATCTTTATCTTATAAAAATTAGGAGTGAGTTAGGACCATGGAAAACATGTCCCCAAACATATTAAAAAAGATAGAAGACCTTAAAACTGAGATAAAAATTCTCAAAGAGGAGAATACTAAAACCAAACGTAATCTAACGTGGAAGGTGAGGAAACTCGAGAAAGATAAGGTCCTTATCGAAAATGAGAAGATGAGGCTGGACCGAGAAGTTAAATCTCTAAGGGGGGAGATTGAAAGGTTCAGATCACCTCCACTTGTAATTGCAACAGTAACCGAAGTTCTGGATGACGGTAGGGTAGTTGTAAAAAGCAGTACAGGTCCTAACTTTGTTATTGGATATTCACGCTTCCTAAATAAAAAGGATCTCGAACCTGGAGTTCGAGTTGCACTGAATCAGCAGACATTCAGCATAGTACATGTCCTACCATCTGAGAAGGACCCAATAGTAAGTGGTATGGAAGTGGATGAAAAACCACAGGCAAGCTACGATCAGATAGGCGGACTTGAGGAGCAGGTAGTTGAGATCAAAGAAACAGTTGAACTGCCCCTTAAAAAACCAGAACTATTCACAAACATTGGAATTGAACCACCAAAAGGTGTTCTTCTCTACGGCCCACCAGGAACAGGTAAAACCCTCCTTGCAAAGGCAGTTGCACATGAAACCAATGCAACCTTCATAAAGATAGTTGCATCTGAATTCGTCAGGAAGTACATAGGTGAAGGTGCAAGACTTGTCAGGGGCGTTTTTGAACTTGCAAAGGAAAAATCACCCAGCATAATATTCATAGATGAAATTGATGCAATTGCTGCTAAAAGGCTTAAAAGTTCAACAAGCGGTGATAGAGAGGTTCAAAGGACACTCATGCAGCTTCTTGCAGAGATGGATGGTTTTGAAGCCAGGGGAGATGTTGGAATCATTGCAGCAACCAACAGACCCGACATACTGGACCCTGCACTTCTGCGTCCTGGAAGGTTCGACAGGTTCATAGAGGTGCCAGTTCCAAACGAAGATGGCAGGATGGAAGTGCTCAAAATTCACACATCTCACATGTCCCTGGATGAAGAAGTGGACATCCAGCTCATTGCATCCCTTACAGAGGGAGCTTCAGGTGCTGACCTGAAGGCAATATGTACAGAAGCAGGTATGTTTGCAATAAGGGAAGAAAGGTCCACTGTAACTGTTGCAGACTTCATGGATGCCGTTGAGAAAATAATTGGAATGGAACGGGAAGAAGAGATGAGAAGAGAAGCTGGAGTTATGTTCGGCTGATACTTCCAAATTTTTTTATTTTTTCATAGAAATTAATCTAAAATTAAAGTTTAAAGCCAATGATGAACCCTATGAGCTCTGATACGTGATGACTGATGGGCGATCTGAGGCTACTTAACATTTTACTTAATAATTCAAATTATATTTTATTATTTCTAATTTTTTTTCTACTCTTTTAATCTTCTAGTTCTTTTAAAGATCTTTAATTTTTAAAAAAAGTTATTTCAAAAAAAGATAGGTTGAATCAGATTAAAAATTGAATAAAAAAAAATATTTCAATTTATAATGTACTTTCAATCATAAAATTAATTAAAAAAAAAATTAAATCTGTTTCAATCCGAGTCCCTATGAAATTCCATTAAAAGTTGATTTACATCTCCAAAAACCTTTTCATTTTTAAGTTCTGGAACTTCAGGACGCGTAACAACAACCACAGGGATTCCAAGTTCAAGTGCAGCATCTATCTTTGAGGGAGTACCTCCTGTTTCACCACTCTCCTTCGTGAGCACAACAGATGCATGGTACTCTTCCATCAGAACCTTGTTGAAGTCCTTTGAAAAGGTTCCCTGCATCGCTATTATGTTTTCACCTGTCATTTCCAGTTCAAAACATTTATTCAATGAATATATTGATGGTACAACTCTTGCAACAATATTTTCTGGAGATATTAATTTAGTTAAATGGTGAATGGTTGAAACACCTGCAAGGTGCATTATTTTAGGATTTAAATTGTTTTTATCTTTTAAATCCTTTTCTGCACCTTTTTCTAAAGTTTTTTCTGCAATCTCCTTCACCTTTGAAGCTGCTTCTTCAAATGATCTGACTTCATATATCAGATCATCTTCTGGAAGTGGTATTTGGGGTCTTTCAAATCTTATATATTTTATTCCTGCTATTTTTGATGCCTCAATTGCATTTTTGGTTGCTTCAGCTGCAAATGGATGGGTTGCATCCACAAGAACTTCTATATTTTTTTGGGATATGATCTGAACCATTTCGTCCACACCCAATCCCCTTGATATAACATGAGAAGCCCCTGCGGATCTTGCAAGTTCACCGCCGTACCTTGTGGTTGTGGTGGCAAGTACTTCATTATCTTCAGAGGCTGTTAGTCCTTCAATTATTCTGACTGC comes from the Methanobacterium aggregans genome and includes:
- a CDS encoding ATP-grasp domain-containing protein, whose protein sequence is MKILFIGARLFDDVAFYAEQNGLETILTESNPLAHNLELADKHYLVSRGMKEPMDIAIREDVDAVVPLMGIDGPLLEVAQMKEKLEEDHGIPVAASGVSATSIAKDKLKTKEFLLKNGIKTPKFHKILPGTDEIIDTSFPVVLKQPEGQGGSGVKILPSRVDLDNCLEGLKNSMEEIFLEEFLQGIEVSIEVLRWNGSSVPLVPVYKGETTVEGIHPLNKIKKAPLELEGVNNKKNNLKIQELASKIAELMGIEGTADIDIIFDVEKRETNIIEINNRPSGTRYMTAASTGVNPLHELVDMAAGCWNPEKVQKHLKHFAGLEIPVGTLESERNNYKFRDFSGEESWIVHGPKNYERVTIRGKNLEETFKIAESLKIDLKME
- a CDS encoding glycosyltransferase family 4 protein; the encoded protein is MTNIQTGIFIFIFAFIITTFFTFFIRRALRYADIKDNPIVTEHRHKAGTPTMGGLAILLGFLLVACAYPMNKILVLTAIIMMTAGIIGLLDDLIGLKTKEYQKLIRNVSQQPVEIGRLTLKHGENARVTTPKAKKDLVKLLEEEKVEVVDEVPIKKEIGEGEKIFAQILISLFLVVSGAVSTSVMGINVGLFIIPIIVMGIVGSINSVNLIDGMDGLAAGILAIASTSCAIFAFSTGNIDGTIPFLVLAGTCFGFLVFNKYPASIFMGDTGSFALGAGYITAAFLGNVIYFAVIALAIPIISVIVSLMHRAHIIKLPVEPLHHTLNYKGMSEQKIVGLYWGLTILVCAAAIYFYHAI
- a CDS encoding Mur ligase family protein, whose product is MEITTSYLAQKIDGKLFGPDKRINGIFNFLGDARHGDAVVRHWINEKGIEIAVEKGVSCIVTQNPHENAVETAEKLDLPLIVTERIELANAFAIEWAVKRFADDALRIVVTGTNGKSTTTHMIHKILEDAGYNTYTNTDPQSEFNTLIDPIVGKQIAEFPGKIEAMVVEVSEVQGWLDNLMKDHAQIMTSAVDPEVVVLTNVSLDHIGLVNSIEEAFHEISGAVKALASNSNTHEKTFAILNKEDPLIKKMANMIGPKTNLIFYGNCDSEKGPKCKEKDENDKGCSEVEICAKGITHNGDVVVPLEKLPFKSKHFLQNTMASVGAALAVKIPSELIEESVSSYKPLKRRFSVLHENPTIIDDFAHNPDGIIATIKSAAESLTTNGHLYIVSAIRGSRGESINSANAQAIAEGLNGLKGLKNSLIVTSSLDVVDMNNTVKPHEKRVFLENLEKRGLKYEFHEKLQTAVEAVLKSAKPQDTILLIGAQGMDPVSDLLDELIHEDV
- a CDS encoding Mur ligase family protein, whose protein sequence is MKCTVIGAGNAGRPVARILNHAGNSVTITDQKKIEEFPDKVQKTLMKMEEEGVELNLGSDAPLNFEKGENVYISPTIPENAPIREFLASEDNEIVTNEDVSRVINDLIPIDIVGVTGTLGKTSTTHTISEIFESAGYRVWMCSSRMGNLLSEVIVEGIINGKPQENDVAVLELPHGTSRLMSQVRLKVGVLTNIYPEHLDEFDYSMDKYAARKLFISSSSEKLVAGLQCKEFLKPLRDDTIFYCLNDPNEDSNEMKNQNGTCSVSGYPSNGNITISYTDIDIQEESGELETDLSGKFLAPFKLMSYYMENAVAAAAAALCYGLPEKDISDGLSSFHGVPGHMEYIGNYKGRDVHFDAAFVPEGLVNTLNIFSDKKLVILMDNPDSTNPRDKGKIGEVLGRYADVMIVSGYNETTKNLNMDAAKEVVNGAEGSKSLKFAVEDMKTAGELSIKHSKTGDVILHVGPGAITSYEEVKSKMILGIEEGCKKYE
- a CDS encoding Mur ligase family protein, with protein sequence MNKDNTSSNHFNETENEIYGVIGICGIVGNIAARVLMDRGCHVLGTDMKSDDECEFKYALKKYIQNQDLEVYFSKHPDSFFSRSKYIIPPPSLSKDSKVFMKMEKIEANILDVDTLLNEIKPDKPVLCVTGTNGKTTTTTLLKHICKTAGLTTTEHGFRNLQGNIDYIPPLQARLKGDVAVLETGTFGIPGDLKRMVERCQPSCGIVTNITPDHIHDDQDFLSYASIKGTFIEYFKKGKLIVNADDPTLWGLVESYRSTSNNQNVSSDVNGCEYISFGVDYEATKPGKKKCICGREIQINETISGVGYYNCKCGLKRPEPDYLAGNIGEDSFTLKTPEGDVQFKMKIKGLHNVYNATGSIVAAIEFFKIDLNTIKKAVESFEGVSGRMEYMYTYNGSEVIVDYGHNPAGVGTVLREMKKIYKKLAVVVTISSESGESGDLEILQKAVEIGDFIVPASFYSRQAAEKHISSPKIILTDESKAEFKAGTLGATSKQVLEGLKKGLECDVDAVICLGEAAFKYKEHIKSLPCHLKEKNI
- a CDS encoding DUF356 domain-containing protein, whose product is MNEYYNIRLLKEGDNMALILIRADNKEKLLNGIADVERHAKLKILGIPKIIPSESADKIVQGIIKQKLRSKSKKAVIVRVEEDTTKSIVHIRKIHPPAHLMVISEEYGEFKDLEANFKELKPFRGYYSPKNPNSPKPRSTNSKKKQK